CCAACGTTACAGGCTTACCGATCAACCATACATAATCAATATCAAAGAAACAACAACTATTACACTGATTCAAGAAAACATTGCACCGATTCCTTCATACATATTCCGGCCACAACGCTACACCCAGTTGATCAGCTTAGCAAGTGAAACCAACTTCCTaccaggtaaaaaaaaacaaaaactctctcacacaaaaataaatcctaatttttttccaaacaaCCAAATTATTCCTACAGATGTTGTTGGCCGCATTTGCCTCATCCAAGGAAGTGATTTATATAACCACTACACAGATTCAAAAATCATCATTGGATTACGTTTAGACAGGTACaaactttttattaagtaataattggtttacaactaaacaaaatctaatacaataattatttgtaGATCGAAATTGGTACGTCTAACTTTATGGGACAAGAAGGCATCTAATTTCAGGGAGTTAAATCGCATATCAACAAGGAAAAAACAAGTCGTAATCATCACAAGTATCATTCCACGGATACATGAaggtaataaactaaacataaacttTACAAAAAACTAAATGCTAACAAATATTTGCCTTTTTCAGAAAAACTATCACTCACAGCAACACCT
This genomic interval from Brassica napus cultivar Da-Ae chromosome A6, Da-Ae, whole genome shotgun sequence contains the following:
- the LOC125610305 gene encoding uncharacterized protein LOC125610305 gives rise to the protein MEGKVPISTSDTMYQRFEEEKIYHIRYFNLLPNNQRYRLTDQPYIINIKETTTITLIQENIAPIPSYIFRPQRYTQLISLASETNFLPDVVGRICLIQGSDLYNHYTDSKIIIGLRLDRSKLVRLTLWDKKASNFRELNRISTRKKQVVIITSIIPRIHEEKLSLTATPGTRFYFNNEIDIIQRFQKRNKLLS